A window of the Alnus glutinosa chromosome 4, dhAlnGlut1.1, whole genome shotgun sequence genome harbors these coding sequences:
- the LOC133867156 gene encoding protein PIGMENT DEFECTIVE 338, chloroplastic, which produces MPILVQPCKSLCSPNYVLPVKNFTVVYNTVQSKAFSSDPKCTAPKPFKSKPFSTFGSLQNLIFAKNFPIGGGTHVSCCSKNEVFDGFSFTQLPEKPQSKATKDNEELELLNKPSPVPINNGVASELDKESEKPDKDEALAPFLKFFKGRDSGEEVKEEEGVLEEKSDVDDRNEEAKKVGIEYYEPKPGDFVVGVVVSGNENKLDVNVGADLLGTMLTKEVLPLYGKEMEYLLCDTDKDANEFMVRGKIGIVKNDGALSGGLVPGRPVVETGTVLFAEVLGRTLSGRPLLSTRRFFRRISWHRVRQIKQLNEPIEVKITEWNTGGLLTRIEGLRAFLPKAELLNRVHNFTELKENVGRRIHVKITRIDETKNDLILSEREAWEMLYLREGTLLEGTVKKIFPYGAQIRIGETNRSGLLHVSNITRSRITSVSDLLAVDEKVKVLVAKSMFPDKISLSIADLESEPGLFISNKEKVFAEAEVMAKMYREKLPAGLVPHKLAHLPTNALPFENEASMYANWKWFKFESEHKPV; this is translated from the exons ATGCCAATTCTTGTTCAACCCTGTAAGTCGCTTTGCTCCCCCAACTATGTTTTACCTGTTAAGAATTTCACTGTTGTATACAACACTGTCCAAAGCAAAGCATTTTCGAGCGACCCCAAATGCACAGCTCCAAAGCCCTTCAAATCTAAACCATTTTCCACTTTTGGgtctcttcaaaatttgatatttGCTAAGAATTTTCCCATTGGGGGAGGTACCCATGTTTCCTGTTGctctaaaaatgaggttttTGATGGTTTTTCGTTTACCCAGTTGCCCGAAAAGCCTCAAAGTAAAGCTACTAAAGATAATGAAGAACTTGAATTGCTAAATAAGCCTTCTCCAGTGCCTATAAATAATGGGGTTGCCTCAGAATTAGACAAGGAATCTGAAAAACCTGATAAAGACGAGGCTTTGGCGCCTTTTTTGAAGTTCTTCAAGGGGAGAGATTCTGGGGAAGAAGTGAAAGAAGAGGAAGGTGTATTAGAGGAAAAAAGTGATGTGGACGATAGGAATGAGGAAGCTAAGAAGGTCGGTATTGAGTACTACGAGCCTAAACCCGGTGATTTTGTGGTTGGGGTGGTGGTTTCAGGTAACGAGAATAAGCTTGACGTGAATGTAGGGGCGGACTTGTTGGGTACAATGTTGACAAAGGAGGTGCTTCCCCTATATGGCAAGGAGATGGAATACTTGTTGTGTGATACCGATAAGGATGCCAACGAGTTCATGGTTCGGGGGAAGATAGGAATTGTGAAGAATGATGGGGCCTTAAGCGGGGGACTGGTGCCTGGAAGGCCTGTTGTGGAGACTGGAACTGTTTTGTTCGCTGAGGTTCTTGGGAGAACGCTTAGTGGTCGGCCATTGCTTTCAACTAGACGATTCTTCCGGCGGATTTCTTGGCATCGAGTGAGGCAG ATAAAACAACTCAATGAACCTATCGAGGTGAAAATAACAGAGTGGAATACCGGGGGCCTTCTTACGAGAATTGag GGATTGCGAGCTTTTCTTCCAAAAGCTGAGTTATTAAATAGGGTGCACAACTTCACTGAGTTGAAAGAAAAT GTTGGACGCCGGATACATGTGAAGATTACTCGAATAGATGAGACTAAAAATGACTTAATATTGAGTGAGAGGGAAGCTTGG GAAATGTTATACCTTAGAGAGGGAACACTTTTAGAGGGGACTGTTAAAAAGATCTTCCCATATGGAGCTCAGATAAGGATAGGCGAGACTAACAGAAG TGGGTTGTTGCATGTCTCAAACATCACCCGCTCCCGAATTACTTCAGTCAGTGACTTACTTGCAGTTGACGAGAAAGTCAAAGTTCTGGTTGCGAAGTCAATGTTTCCTGACAAAATATCTCTGAG TATTGCTGACCTTGAAAGTGAGCCCGGCCTATTTATATCAAACAAAGAG AAAGTATTTGCCGAGGCTGAAGTGATGGCAAAGATGTACAGGGAAAAGCTACCTGCTGGTTTAGTCCCTCACAAGTTGGCGCACCTTCCAACCAATGCTTTACCTTTTGAAAATGAAGCAAGTATGTATGCAAATTGGAAATGGTTCAAGTTTGAAAGTGAACATAAACCAGTGTGA
- the LOC133867496 gene encoding LRR receptor-like serine/threonine-protein kinase RGI5: MAPQMKKTSHFVTFSFFFYLTMTKTLLVSSLSADGNALLSLLSTTDPSFKASSSVLSSWNPSSPTPCSWQGIACSPQDRVISVSLPNIFLNLSSLPSQLSSLSSLQLLNLSSTNVSGSIPPSFGQLTHLHLLDLSSNSLSGSIPPELGNLSSLQFLFLNSNRLSGRIPQHLANLTSLQVLCLQDNLVNGSIPSQLGSLVALQQFRVGGNPYLTGDIPAQLGLLTNLTTFGAAATGLSGVIPATFGYLINLQTLALYDTDVSGSIPPEIGLCSELSNLYLHMNKLTGSIPPQMGKLQKLTSLLLWDNALSGPIPAELSNCSSLVVLDASANGLSGEISGDLGKLLALEQLHLSDNVLSGTIPWQLSNCTSLTAIQLDKNQLSGTIPWQVGKLESLQSFFLWGNSVSGTIPASFGNCTELYALDLSRNKLTGSIPEEIFSLKKLSKLLLLGNSLSGGLPRSVANCQSLVRLRLGENQLSGQIPREIGQLQNLVFLDLYMNHFSGGLPFEIANITVLELLDVHNNYITGEIPFQLGELVNLEQLDLSRNSFTGEIPWSFGNFSYLNKLILNNNLLTGSIPKSVRNLQKLTLLDLSYNSLSGAIPPEIGYVKSLTISFDLSFNGFTGKIPETMASLTLLQSLDLSHNTLYGSIKVLGSLTSLTSLNISYNNFSGPIPVTPFFRTVSLNSYLHNPNLCESLDGSTCSSSSIRRNGLTSSKTVALISVILASLTILVLASWIVLMRNHEYVVEKSSGTSPTSSGAEDFSYPWTFIPFQKLNFRIENILDCLKDENIIGKGWSGVVYQAEMPNGQLIAVKKLWKTKREEEPVDSFAAEIQILGHIRHRNIVKLLGYCSNRSVKLLLYNYISNGNLQQLLLGNRNLDWETRYKIAVGSAQGLAYLHHDCVPPILHRDVKCNNILLDSKFEAYLADFGLAKLMNSPNYNHAMSRVAGSYGYIAPEYGYTMNITEKSDVYSYGVVLLEILSGRSAIQPQAGDGLHIVEWVKKKMGSFEPAISILDAKLQGLPDQIVQEMLQTLGIAMFCVNSSPVERPTMKEVVALLMEVKSPPEEWGKTSQPLIKQSSNQTQS, translated from the exons ATGGCGCCCCAAATGAAGAAGACCAGCCATTTTGTtacattttccttcttcttctaccTAACCATGACCAAAACATTACTGGTTTCCTCTCTTTCAGCTGATGGAAATGCTCTCCTCTCCCTTCTCTCTACTACTGACCCTTCTTTCAAAGCATCCTCCTCTGTTCTTTCTTCATGGAACCCATCAAGCCCAACACCATGTTCATGGCAAGGCATCGCATGCTCTCCACAAGACAGAGTCATCTCTGTGTCTCTCCCCAACATATTCCTCAATCTTTCCTCTCTACCCTCACAGCTCTCCTCCCTCTCATCTCTACAACTCCTCAACCTCTCCTCCACCAATGTCTCTGGCTCCATACCTCCTTCCTTTGGCCAACTCACTCATCTTCACCTCCTTGACCTCTCCTCCAATTCCCTGTCAGGTTCTATTCCTCCAGAACTCGGCAATCTCTCTTCCCTCCAATTCCTTTTCTTGAACTCCAACAGATTATCTGGTAGAATACCTCAGCATCTTGCTAACCTTACCTCACTGCAAGTTCTTTGCCTCCAAGACAATCTTGTCAATGGGTCAATTCCATCACAACTAGGCTCTTTGGTCGCCCTCCAGCAGTTTCGAGTAGGGGGGAATCCATATCTAACCGGAGATATTCCTGCTCAATTAGGACTACTCACCAATCTCACTACATTTGGTGCGGCGGCGACCGGCCTTTCCGGTGTCATACCGGCTACATTCGGTTACTTGATCAATCTCCAAACGTTGGCACTTTATGACACTGATGTGTCTGGTTCTATACCGCCTGAAATTGGGCTCTGTTCTGAGCTGAGCAACTTGTATTTGCACATGAACAAGCTCACTGGTTCAATCCCTCCTCAAATGGGAAAGTTGCAAAAGCTCACCAGTTTGCTTCTTTGGGACAATGCACTTTCTGGGCCAATCCCAGCTGAGCTTTCCAATTGTTCATCGCTCGTGGTTCTTGATGCCTCTGCCAATGGTCTTTCTGGTGAAATCTCGGGTGACTTGGGGAAGCTACTGGCTCTTGAACAGCTTCATCTGTCAGACAATGTGCTGTCGGGAACAATTCCATGGCAGTTGAGCAATTGCACAAGCCTCACTGCTATTCAGCTTGATAAGAATCAGCTGTCGGGTACCATTCCATGGCAGGTTGGTAAATTGGAAAGCTTACAGAGTTTTTTCTTGTGGGGAAATTCTGTGTCTGGAACCATACCAGCCTCGTTTGGGAACTGCACAGAACTCTATGCGCTTGACCTTTCGAGAAACAAGCTTACAGGGTCTATTCCGGAAGAGATTTTCAGTTTGAAGAAGCTGAGCAAGCTTCTGCTTCTGGGGAACTCATTATCAGGAGGGTTGCCTCGAAGTGTTGCAAACTGTCAGTCTTTGGTGAGATTGAGGCTTGGGGAGAACCAGCTTTCAGGTCAGATTCCGAGGGAGATTGGTCAACTGCAGAATCTTGTCTTTCTTGACTTGTACATGAACCATTTCTCTGGCGGACTTCCATTTGAGATTGCCAACATCACTGTTCTTGAGCTGTTGGATGTGCACAATAACTACATTACTGGGGAAATCCCGTTTCAGCTTGGTGAGCTTGTGAATTTAGAGCAGCTTGATCTCAGCAGGAACAGCTTCACGGGCGAAATTCCTTGGAGCTTTGGGAACTTCAGTTACTTGAACAAGCTCATTCTCAACAATAATCTACTGACCGGTTCAATCCCGAAATCCGTAAGGAATCTGCAGAAACTAACTCTGCTTGATTTGAGCTACAACAGCCTCTCTGGTGCAATTCCACCTGAAATCGGTTATGTGAAAAGCTTGACTATCAGTTTTGACTTGAGCTTCAATGGGTTCACAGGGAAAATCCCTGAGACAATGGCCAGTTTGACACTGTTACAATCCCTCGATCTTTCCCATAATACGCTTTATGGGTCAATAAAAGTTTTGGGTTCCTTAACTAGTCTAACCTCCCTTAACATTTCTTACAACAATTTCTCTGGACCAATTCCGGTGACACCATTCTTTAGAACTGTGTCTTTGAATTCATACCTTCATAACCCAAATCTTTGTGAGTCCCTTGACGGGTCTACGTGTTCTTCGAGTTCAATTCGGAGAAATGGATTAACATCTTCCAAAACTGTAGCTTTGATTTCAGTTATTCTCGCTTCACTAACCATTCTAGTTCTTGCATCATGGATTGTACTAATGCGTAATCACGAGTATGTGGTGGAGAAATCTTCAGGAACATCACCAACTTCATCAGGGGCTGAAGATTTCTCTTATCCATGGACTTTCATCCCATTTCAAAAGCTCAACTTCAGGATTGAAAACATCCTGGATTGCTTGAAAGATGAAAACATTATTGGGAAAGGCTGGTCTGGGGTTGTTTATCAGGCAGAAATGCCCAATGGACAGTTGATTGCAGTGAAAAAGCTGTGGAAAACAAAACGAGAAGAAGAACCAGTGGACTCTTTTGCAGCAGAGATTCAAATTCTTGGACACATTCGGCATAGGAACATTGTGAAGCTGCTTGGTTACTGTTCCAATAGAAGTGTCAAGCTACTTCTCTACAACTACATTTCAAACGGTAACCTGCAACAGCTGTTGCTGGGGAATAGGAACTTGGATTGGGAAACAAGGTACAAGATTGCAGTTGGGTCAGCTCAGGGTCTTGCTTATCTTCATCATGATTGTGTGCCACCAATTCTTCACAGAGATGTTAAGTGCAATAACATACTTTTAGATTCCAAGTTTGAGGCTTATCTGGCAGATTTTGGTCTTGCCAAGTTGATGAACTCTCCAAATTATAACCATGCAATGTCAAGAGTAGCTGGATCTTATGGTTATATTGCCCCAG AATATGGATACACCATGAACATAACAGAGAAGAGCGATGTCTACAGCTATGGAGTGGTGCTGCTGGAAATTTTAAGTGGGCGTAGCGCGATTCAGCCCCAAGCGGGTGATGGGCTCCATATTGTTGAGTGGGTGAAAAAGAAGATGGGAAGCTTTGAGCCGGCCATATCGATACTAGATGCAAAGCTCCAAGGCTTACCTGATCAAATTGTGCAAGAGATGCTTCAAACACTTGGAATTGCTATGTTTTGTGTGAACTCTTCACCAGTAGAACGGCCAACCATGAAGGAAGTGGTGGCATTATTGATGGAAGTGAAGAGCCCACCTGAAGAATGGGGGAAGACTTCTCAGCCTCTAATAAAGCAGTCCTCAAATCAAACtcaaagttga
- the LOC133866077 gene encoding protein FAR1-RELATED SEQUENCE 5-like yields the protein MASSLHQWVSNPLFPDKEAVQDSHESYMEDANKNNDQILITDYTSNLGIEFGSEQELDAAKQLTNIFWADTQMIVDYELFGNVVSFNMIYKTNKEYRLLAMFVGFNHHREVVIFRAAFLYNETIQSFEWLFETFFEAVSRKKPNTIFTDQDLAMAKAISLVMPNTYHRLCT from the exons ATGGCGTCAAGTTTGCACCAATGGGTATCCAACCCTCTGTTTCCAGATAAAGAGGCCGTCCAAGACTCCCATGAGAg TTATATGGAGGATGCGAACAAGAACAATGATCAAATTCTGATTACTGATTATACGTCAAATCTTGGCATTGAGTTTGGTTCTGAACAAGAG TTAGATGCTGCAAAACAgttaacaaatattttttgggcAGATACGCAAATGATTGTTGATTATGAGTTATTTGGCAATGTAGTTTCTTTTAATATGATATACAAAACTAATAAGGAATATCGACTGCTTGCAATGTTTGTTGGGTTTAATCATCATAGAGAGGTTGTAATATTTAGGGCTGCATTTCTATACAATGAAACTATACAATCCTTCGAGTGGTTGTTTGAAACTTTCTTTGAGGCAGTGTCGAGGAAGAAACCAAATACAATCTTTACTGATCAAGATCTAGCAATGGCAAAAGCTATCTCATTGGTGATGCCTAATACTTACCATCGATTGTGTACGTGA